The genomic stretch GGGGGCTGGGGCCTTCGCGGGTAAACCCGCTCCCACAGTTGCCCCCACAAATACCGAATACTGTGGCGTACCTGTGGGAGCGGGTTTACCCGCGAAAGGGCCCGAATGGCTTCTATAGTGCCCGAGGATTACGCAGCTGTCAGGCCACCGGGCCACGCGGATAGCGCTTCAGCCGCTCGGCCAGCTCGCGCCCGGGAATCGGCCGGTCGAACAGGTAACCCTGGCCAACGTCGCAGCGGTGGCGGCGCAGGAACGCCAGCTGCTCCGGCGTCTCGATCCCTTCGGCCACCACCTTCAGCTTCAGGTTGTGGGCCATGGCCACCACCGCCGAGGTGATTTCCATGTCGTCCTGGTTGTCGGGGATTTCGTTGATGAAGCTGCGATCGATCTTGAGGATGTCGATCGGAAACTTCTTCAGGTAGCTCAGCGACGAATAACCGGTGCCGAAGTCGTCCATGGCCAAGGTCAGGCCCAGAGCCTTCAGCTCGTCCAGCTGGCGGTGGGTGTCTTCGCTGGCTTCCAGCAGCAGGCCTTCGGTCAACTCCAGCTCCAGCAGGTGCGGGGGCAGGGCTTCTTCCTTGAGGATGGTGCTGATCGACGCCACCAGGTCCGGGTCGGAGAACTGTTTGGGCGACAGGTTAATGGCTACATGCAGGTTGCCCAGGCCGGCCTTGCGCAGTTGCTGGCTCATGCAGCACGCCTGGCGCACTACCCATTTGCCGATAGGGATGATCAGGCCGGTTTCCTCGGCCACGCTGATGAACTGGTCCGGGCGGATCATGCCGCGTTCGGGGTGGTTCCAGCGCAGCAGCGCTTCCAGGCCCAGCAGGCGACCGCTGCGCAGGCACAGCTTGGGCTGGTAGAACACTTCCAGTTCGTTCTGGGTCAGGGCTCGGCGCAGGTTGTTCTCGACGAACAGCTTGTAGCTGGCTTCGGCGTTGAGCACTTCGGTAAACACCTGTACCTGGTGTTTACCGTTGGCCTTGGCCTTGTGCAATGCAAGGCCGGCATTCTTCATCAGGCTGGCCGGGTCGACGCCGTGCAACGGTGCACAGGCCAGGCCTACCGAGGCGGTGACGTTGATCAGCTGGTTGTCGACGAACATCGGCTTGTCGAGGGTGCACAGCAACTGCTGGGCAACGCCTTGGCCATCTTCAAGGCTGGTGTCGTCGAGCAGCACGGCGAATTCGTTACTGGCAAAGCGCGCCAGGATGCCACCGCTGTGCAGGCTGTTGCGCAGACGCCTGGCCAGGCTGATCAGCAGCTTGTCGCCGGTTTGGTGGCCAAGGCTGTCGTTGATGCGCTTGAAGTTGTCGATGTCCACCAGCAGCAGGCACATCGAGCTTTCGCCATCGCGGGCGAAGCGCTCGTCCAGGCTGCGGATGAACGCCGGGCGGTTGCCCAGGTTGGTGAGGTTGTCGGTGTAAGCCAGGCGTTCGATGCGTTGCTGGGCCAGCTTGGTCTGGGTGACGTCTTCGTAGATGCCGATGTAGTGGGTCAGCTCACGGTTGTCACCGTATACCTTGGAGATCGACAACTGGCCCCAGTACGGCTCCAGGTTCTTGCGCCGGCTCTTGAACTCGCCCTGCCAACTGTTGCCCATGGCCAGGCTCGACGGCGAGTCGAACAGCAGTTCGCTGAGGTTCTCCAGTGCCGGTAGCTCACCCAGCTGGCGGCCCTGCACTTCGTCGGTACTGTACTGGGTGATGGCGGTGAAGCTGGGGTTGACGTACTCCACCCGGCCGTCGCGATTCACCAGCAGGAAGGCACTGGCGCTTTGCTCGACCGCACGCTGGAACAGGTGCAGGGCGCTGGCCGCGGCACGCCGTTTGTGGTTTGTGATCACTTGGGCGAACTGGTCGGCCAGCTCGCCGGCAAAGGCAATCTCGTCCGACTGCCAGGCCCGTGGCTGGCCGGTTTGCTCCAGGCACAGCACGCCAATCACCTGGCCATCGACACGGATGCTGGCGTCGAGCATGGCCTTGTTTTCCGGGCGCATGCTTTGCGCCAGGGCGCGGGTGCGCGGGTCGTGGCCGGCGTTGTGAGCGTCGATGGCGCGGCTTGCGTGCAGTGCATCCAGGTAGTCCGGGAAGCGGCTGGCATCGATAGCTTCGGGCTGGCGGTGCTCTTGCGCGTCGCGGTACCAGGCGATGATCGGTTCCAGGCGTTGGTCTTCCAGGTGCCAGATGCTGGCGCTGTCGACCTTGTAGATTTCGCAGGCGCTCTGGGTAATCAGCTGGGCCGCTTCGAACAGCGAGTTTCCCGCGCTGTAACGCTGGCGGGCAAGGCGCAGGATAAGGTCCTGCTGGCCGCGTACGCGCTCCAGGTGCTCCAGCTGTTCTTGCTGCGTGCGCTGGTTCTGTTGCAGGGCCAGCTGCAGGCGGTTGTTGCGTGACTCCAGGTCGCTGGCGCCAAGTTCGCCGCTATCTTCCTGCTGATCGTCGAGCACGCTCAGGTAGCCGCGCAACAGTTGGCGGTTGTGTTGCTTGTAGGCTTCA from Pseudomonas putida encodes the following:
- a CDS encoding EAL domain-containing protein, with translation MKSQPDAASRVAAEVVTQLPVPSRLGMLRFERLNEATWAMLYLDPACERQFGMQPGELCALIDAPYASLMEPEARYRLHDEIQLQLAQRGYYRVRYTLHTPNTSLRLLEAGEAYKQHNRQLLRGYLSVLDDQQEDSGELGASDLESRNNRLQLALQQNQRTQQEQLEHLERVRGQQDLILRLARQRYSAGNSLFEAAQLITQSACEIYKVDSASIWHLEDQRLEPIIAWYRDAQEHRQPEAIDASRFPDYLDALHASRAIDAHNAGHDPRTRALAQSMRPENKAMLDASIRVDGQVIGVLCLEQTGQPRAWQSDEIAFAGELADQFAQVITNHKRRAAASALHLFQRAVEQSASAFLLVNRDGRVEYVNPSFTAITQYSTDEVQGRQLGELPALENLSELLFDSPSSLAMGNSWQGEFKSRRKNLEPYWGQLSISKVYGDNRELTHYIGIYEDVTQTKLAQQRIERLAYTDNLTNLGNRPAFIRSLDERFARDGESSMCLLLVDIDNFKRINDSLGHQTGDKLLISLARRLRNSLHSGGILARFASNEFAVLLDDTSLEDGQGVAQQLLCTLDKPMFVDNQLINVTASVGLACAPLHGVDPASLMKNAGLALHKAKANGKHQVQVFTEVLNAEASYKLFVENNLRRALTQNELEVFYQPKLCLRSGRLLGLEALLRWNHPERGMIRPDQFISVAEETGLIIPIGKWVVRQACCMSQQLRKAGLGNLHVAINLSPKQFSDPDLVASISTILKEEALPPHLLELELTEGLLLEASEDTHRQLDELKALGLTLAMDDFGTGYSSLSYLKKFPIDILKIDRSFINEIPDNQDDMEITSAVVAMAHNLKLKVVAEGIETPEQLAFLRRHRCDVGQGYLFDRPIPGRELAERLKRYPRGPVA